The window GGCGCTGGGCCATCAGCAGGCGCTCCATCATGCGTTCACGGGTTTCGCCTTCGTTCATCGCGGTTCAAGCCTGGCTCCACGGCAGGTGTTGGCCACTGGCTCTACGCCGTATAACGGCAGGAACTCCGCGAACATGAAGGGCGCAGGCAGGATTCTCTCATGGCGCCCGAGAGGAAGGGCGGGGAGGCCGGACTGCGCACGAGGAATGCGCTAAGGGGACGCGCTACCTGCGGCGCGCCAAAGGGCTTCGAGTTCGGGCTGGATGCCCACGAATTCGGAGCGAACCCGGGCTGCGAGGGCGGGTTGTTCGTCGCGACGGAGGCTGGCGGCGCTCTCCTCGAGGGCACGCGCGGCATCCTCCAGTCCGAGGGCGCCGAAGAGGGCGGAGCTGCCTTTGAGGGAATGGGCGGCGAGGCGCAGGGCGGGCTGGTCAACTCCTGCTGCCAGGCGATCGAGTTCATCGAGTCGCTCCGGTGTGTCGATGAGGAAGGCGCCGAGGACCTCGGCGACGGCTTCGGGGCCCAGCTCGGATTCGAGGGTGGCGACGGCGGCGCGAAGGCTGGAGGCTGGCGAGGCATCCGCGCCAACGGGTTCGTGGCGATCACCATTGGAATCGGGCGCGGAGTGGGGATGCACGGTTGGGAGTCTAACGATCGCGTCGGGGCGTGGGCAGGGGAAAATGCGGGGGGGGATCAGGGAAGGAGCGGGAGGAGGTCCAAGCGGCGGAAGAAGACCTCGGAACCCTCGCATTGAAGGTGGATGCGGCCGCGGGCGGGCCAGACATTGCGGGCGGCGTTGACGGTCACGCCATTGAGATCGAACCGGAGCGTGTCGCCGCGCGCTTCGATCTCGAGGCGGCTCCAGCGATCCGGGGGACGTTCCACGTCGCGCGGGCCGCGGAAGTCGAGGAGGTCGCGCCAGCGCGGGTCCTTGTCGAAGCCGTCCGGTCAGTGGGTCTGGGCGGGCACATGCCGGGCCAGGGCTTCGGAGCTGGTTTGGAAGATTTCCTCGTGGAGGGAACGCCCGTGGGAATCGATGGTGACGACGGCGGGGAACTCGACGACATCGAGTTCCCAG of the Verrucomicrobiia bacterium genome contains:
- a CDS encoding Hpt domain-containing protein, which gives rise to MHPHSAPDSNGDRHEPVGADASPASSLRAAVATLESELGPEAVAEVLGAFLIDTPERLDELDRLAAGVDQPALRLAAHSLKGSSALFGALGLEDAARALEESAASLRRDEQPALAARVRSEFVGIQPELEALWRAAGSASP
- a CDS encoding DUF1080 domain-containing protein, producing the protein MERPPDRWSRLEIEARGDTLRFDLNGVTVNAARNVWPARGRIHLQCEGSEVFFRRLDLLPLLP